Proteins encoded by one window of Moorella humiferrea:
- the rsmD gene encoding 16S rRNA (guanine(966)-N(2))-methyltransferase RsmD produces MLRIIAGQARGQRLRTPKGSGTRPTSERVREALFNILGPRVIEALFLDLFAGSGAVGLEALSRGAKEAFFIEHDRRALSCLKANLQATGFNDRAHILAMDVRRALAELRRRDLVFDLIFVDPPYRMGWGDIILPAIVPLVLPAGLVIMETAAVEAVPENADMKLTCRRIYGDTALNFYQRVGGLADGVSEPD; encoded by the coding sequence TCAGGCCCGCGGGCAGCGCCTGCGTACCCCTAAAGGCTCTGGCACCCGCCCTACCAGTGAGCGGGTACGGGAAGCCCTTTTTAACATTTTGGGCCCGCGGGTAATAGAAGCATTGTTTCTCGACCTTTTTGCCGGAAGCGGGGCGGTGGGCCTGGAAGCCTTAAGCCGGGGGGCGAAGGAGGCCTTTTTTATAGAACACGACCGCCGTGCCCTGTCATGCTTGAAGGCCAACTTGCAGGCAACGGGCTTTAACGACAGGGCCCACATCCTGGCCATGGATGTACGCCGGGCCCTGGCGGAGCTGCGGCGACGGGACCTGGTTTTCGACCTAATTTTTGTTGATCCCCCCTACCGGATGGGTTGGGGCGATATAATCCTACCGGCGATTGTACCCCTTGTTTTACCGGCAGGCTTGGTAATCATGGAAACAGCAGCGGTTGAAGCGGTACCGGAAAACGCCGATATGAAATTGACGTGTAGACGGATTTACGGCGACACGGCATTAAACTTTTATCAGAGGGTAGGAGGGCTGGCTGATGGAGTTTCTGAGCCTGATTGA